Proteins encoded in a region of the Kineosporia corallincola genome:
- a CDS encoding IclR family transcriptional regulator domain-containing protein — protein sequence MTEPGARADSLQSLTRGLAVIRCFDAEHADLTLSDVARRSGTSRATARRILHTLEDLGYVRQRTARFSLTPRVLELGGAYLASSALPALARPHLDDLTATCDESSSLSELDGDDIVYVARVQRRRIMTVAIGIGTRFPAHATSMGRVLLAGQPGPWLAEYLTRVRLTGFTAHTIVDGEKLRAELDLVRDQGWCLVDEELEPGLRSVAAPVLDRAGRVVAAVNVSTTTRRSVEEIRSDLLSPLLACAEEIGRDLALIRDR from the coding sequence ATGACCGAGCCTGGAGCACGCGCGGACAGCCTCCAGTCGCTGACCCGGGGCCTGGCGGTGATCCGCTGCTTCGACGCCGAGCACGCCGACCTCACGCTCTCCGACGTCGCCCGCCGCTCGGGCACCTCACGGGCCACCGCCCGGCGCATCCTGCACACCCTCGAAGACCTGGGCTACGTGCGGCAGCGCACGGCCCGGTTCTCGCTGACGCCACGGGTTCTGGAGCTCGGCGGCGCCTACCTGGCGTCGTCGGCGCTGCCCGCGCTGGCCCGTCCGCACCTCGACGACCTGACCGCCACCTGCGACGAGTCCAGTTCGCTGTCCGAGCTGGACGGCGACGACATCGTCTACGTCGCCCGGGTGCAGCGGCGCCGGATCATGACTGTCGCGATCGGCATCGGCACCCGCTTCCCCGCCCACGCCACGTCGATGGGCCGGGTGCTGCTCGCCGGGCAACCCGGGCCCTGGCTGGCCGAATACCTCACGCGGGTGCGTCTGACGGGGTTCACCGCCCACACCATTGTGGACGGCGAAAAGCTCCGGGCCGAGCTCGACCTGGTCCGGGACCAGGGGTGGTGCCTGGTCGACGAGGAGCTGGAACCGGGCCTGCGCTCGGTCGCGGCGCCGGTGCTCGACCGCGCGGGACGGGTGGTCGCCGCCGTGAACGTCTCCACCACCACGCGCCGCAGCGTGGAGGAGATCCGCTCGGACCTGCTCAGCCCGCTGCTGGCCTGCGCCGAGGAGATCGGCCGCGATCTGGCGCTGATCCGGGACCGCTGA
- a CDS encoding ABC transporter permease: MIDTIRLIAGREITTKLRDRAFIISSVVMLLLVAGGIIIPALLTGDDEHPSYRLAVAGQTATSVGEIARTTGEAAVRLADEQEKADDEAGQDEVAQLVRAGETGVPPARVTLVGVGSTDAATAAVRDGTADAALVEKADGTMEIVGTDDVDSDLSTLITLSATAEQTRAVLADAGVGDDVIERLGSMQAPSERLLEAGGENEGVAQVLGFAFAFLFYFTAITFGMTIAQSVVEEKQSRVIEILVAATPVRLLLAGKILGNAALALGQVALLLAIGLAAASATGQSAAVSMLLHSGGWFLLFFAFGFIMLSCAWAAAGSLAARQEDLQSTTVPMQILLFAPFLLSFYLNEPGTGLKILSYVPFTAPLSMPRRLLIEDAAWWEALLSLGVIVVTGALLIAFAARLYEGSLLRTSTKTSIATAWKRDKTSA, from the coding sequence GTGATCGACACGATTCGCCTGATCGCCGGGCGGGAGATCACCACCAAGCTGCGCGACCGCGCCTTCATCATCTCCAGCGTCGTCATGCTGCTGCTGGTCGCCGGCGGCATCATCATCCCGGCGCTGCTGACCGGTGACGACGAGCACCCGTCCTACCGGCTCGCGGTGGCCGGGCAGACCGCCACCTCGGTCGGCGAGATCGCGCGCACCACCGGTGAGGCCGCGGTCCGGCTGGCCGATGAACAGGAGAAGGCCGACGACGAGGCCGGACAGGACGAGGTCGCGCAGCTGGTGCGGGCCGGCGAGACCGGCGTGCCCCCGGCCCGGGTGACGCTGGTCGGGGTCGGCTCCACCGACGCCGCCACCGCTGCCGTGCGCGACGGCACGGCAGACGCCGCCCTGGTCGAGAAGGCCGACGGCACAATGGAGATCGTCGGGACCGACGACGTGGACAGCGACCTGAGCACGCTGATCACACTCTCCGCCACGGCCGAGCAGACCCGCGCCGTGCTGGCCGACGCCGGGGTGGGTGACGACGTGATCGAGCGGCTGGGCAGCATGCAGGCGCCGTCGGAGCGTCTGCTGGAGGCCGGCGGCGAGAACGAGGGAGTCGCCCAGGTTCTGGGGTTCGCCTTCGCCTTCCTGTTCTACTTCACCGCCATCACCTTCGGCATGACGATCGCGCAGAGCGTGGTGGAGGAGAAGCAGAGCCGGGTGATCGAGATCCTGGTCGCGGCCACGCCGGTGCGGCTGCTGCTGGCCGGCAAGATCCTGGGTAACGCGGCGCTGGCCCTGGGCCAGGTGGCGCTGCTGCTGGCCATCGGCCTGGCGGCGGCCAGTGCCACCGGGCAGAGCGCGGCCGTCAGCATGCTGCTGCACTCCGGCGGCTGGTTCCTGCTCTTCTTCGCCTTCGGCTTCATCATGCTGAGCTGCGCCTGGGCGGCCGCCGGTTCGCTCGCGGCCCGGCAGGAAGACCTCCAGTCCACCACGGTGCCGATGCAGATCCTGCTGTTCGCCCCGTTCCTGCTCTCCTTCTATCTGAACGAGCCCGGCACCGGTCTGAAAATCCTTTCCTACGTTCCCTTCACGGCTCCACTGAGCATGCCCCGGCGGCTGCTGATCGAAGACGCGGCCTGGTGGGAGGCCCTGCTCTCGCTGGGCGTCATCGTGGTGACCGGCGCGCTGCTGATCGCCTTCGCCGCCCGGCTGTACGAGGGTTCACTGCTGCGCACCAGCACCAAGACCTCGATCGCCACGGCCTGGAAGCGCGACAAGACGTCTGCCTGA
- a CDS encoding 3-oxoacid CoA-transferase subunit B: MSGPLSRAELAATVARDIPPGSYVNLGIGQPTTVADHLAPGSGVVLHTENGMLGTGRAAVGDEIDPDLINAGKIPVTEAPGAAYFHHADSFAMMRGGHLDVCVLGAFQVSAAGDLANWHTGEPGAIPAVGGAMDLAIGAKQVFVMMSLFTRDGRAKLVPECGYPLTGRRCVSRVYTELAVFGIEEAGVRVRETHGISLTELRDRLDVALLP; encoded by the coding sequence ATGAGCGGGCCACTGAGCAGAGCTGAGCTCGCGGCGACCGTGGCCCGCGACATCCCGCCCGGGTCGTACGTGAACCTGGGCATCGGGCAGCCCACCACCGTGGCCGACCATCTGGCCCCCGGCAGCGGGGTGGTGCTGCACACCGAGAACGGCATGCTCGGCACGGGCCGGGCGGCGGTCGGTGACGAGATCGACCCGGACCTGATCAACGCCGGCAAGATCCCGGTGACCGAGGCGCCGGGGGCGGCCTACTTCCACCACGCCGACAGCTTCGCGATGATGCGTGGCGGGCATCTCGACGTCTGCGTGCTCGGGGCGTTCCAGGTGTCCGCGGCCGGTGACCTGGCCAACTGGCACACCGGGGAGCCGGGCGCGATCCCGGCCGTCGGCGGGGCGATGGACCTGGCCATCGGGGCCAAGCAGGTGTTTGTGATGATGTCGCTCTTCACCCGGGACGGGCGCGCGAAACTGGTTCCGGAGTGCGGATATCCGCTGACCGGTCGGAGGTGTGTCAGCAGGGTGTACACCGAGCTGGCGGTGTTCGGCATCGAGGAGGCCGGAGTGCGGGTGCGGGAGACACACGGCATCTCCCTGACCGAACTCCGCGACCGCCTCGACGTCGCCCTGTTGCCCTAG
- a CDS encoding thiolase family protein: MPAAYVYRALRTPFGRFGGALAGVRPDDLAAHVVGELAASAPALDPARIDEIVLGNANGAGEDNRNVARMAGLLAGLPVSVPASTVNRLCGSGLDAVITASRAIETGDAEVVIAGGVESMTRAPWVVPKPDRAFPAGDASLVSTTLGWRLVNRRMPAEWTVSLGEANEQLRDRFPISRERQDEFALRSHRLAQQAWDDGFYDDLVTPVAGLTRDEGVRATSTAAELAGLKPVFRPDGTITAANASPLSDGASGVLLGSEAAADLLGLTPLARVAGRAAHACEPQAFGWAPVAAAAKALERAGIGWDDVGAVELNEAFAVQALACVDAWDVDPGRVNVRGGAIALGHPLGASGGRLVGTLAAVLRERDERWGVAAVCIGVGQALAVVLENA, encoded by the coding sequence ATGCCCGCCGCCTATGTGTACCGGGCCCTGCGCACGCCGTTCGGGCGATTCGGTGGGGCGCTGGCCGGAGTCCGGCCCGACGACCTGGCCGCGCACGTGGTGGGTGAGCTCGCCGCATCAGCGCCCGCCCTCGACCCCGCACGCATCGACGAGATCGTGCTGGGCAACGCGAACGGGGCGGGTGAGGACAACCGCAACGTGGCGCGGATGGCCGGTCTGCTCGCCGGGCTGCCGGTCTCGGTGCCCGCCAGCACCGTGAACCGGCTCTGCGGCTCGGGTCTCGACGCCGTGATCACCGCGTCCCGGGCGATCGAGACGGGCGACGCCGAGGTGGTGATCGCCGGCGGTGTGGAGTCGATGACCCGGGCGCCGTGGGTGGTTCCCAAGCCGGACAGGGCTTTTCCGGCCGGTGACGCCTCGCTGGTGTCCACCACGCTGGGCTGGCGGCTGGTCAACCGGCGAATGCCGGCCGAGTGGACGGTGTCGCTGGGCGAGGCGAACGAGCAACTGCGGGACCGGTTCCCGATCAGCCGGGAGCGGCAGGACGAGTTCGCGCTGCGCTCGCACCGGCTGGCGCAGCAGGCCTGGGACGACGGTTTCTACGACGACCTGGTGACGCCGGTGGCCGGGCTGACCCGCGACGAGGGCGTGCGGGCCACGTCGACCGCCGCGGAACTGGCAGGGCTGAAACCGGTGTTCCGGCCGGACGGCACGATCACCGCAGCCAACGCGTCACCGCTGAGCGACGGTGCCTCGGGCGTGCTGCTCGGGTCGGAGGCTGCCGCGGACCTGCTCGGGCTGACCCCGCTGGCCCGGGTCGCCGGGCGCGCGGCCCACGCCTGCGAGCCGCAGGCGTTCGGCTGGGCGCCGGTGGCCGCGGCCGCGAAGGCCCTGGAGCGCGCCGGGATCGGCTGGGACGACGTGGGGGCGGTCGAGCTCAACGAGGCGTTCGCCGTGCAGGCACTGGCCTGTGTGGACGCCTGGGACGTGGATCCGGGCCGGGTGAACGTGCGGGGCGGGGCGATCGCGCTCGGGCATCCGCTGGGGGCCTCCGGCGGTCGGCTGGTCGGCACCCTCGCCGCCGTGCTGCGCGAACGCGACGAACGCTGGGGTGTGGCCGCCGTCTGCATCGGCGTCGGGCAGGCCCTGGCCGTCGTGCTGGAGAACGCATGA
- a CDS encoding phosphoenolpyruvate carboxykinase (GTP), with the protein MTTIDTISDAPTTHPGLLAWVAETAARTTPDRVVWIDGSAAQHQSLIDELVAAGTFVKLERKPNSYWCASDPTDVARVEDRTFICSPDRADAGPTNNWADPGEMRATLRELYRGSMKGRTMYVIPFVMGHLDAEKPMFGVEITDSPYVVVSMNVMAKTGAQVLERMGDAADYVPALHSIGAPLEPGQADVAWPCNDTKYIVQFPESREIQSYGSGYGGNALLGKKCYSLRIASVMARDEGWLAEHMLILKLTSPAGTVKYVAAAFPSACGKTNLAMLEPTVPGWKVETLGDDIAWMRFGRDGRLWATNPENGLFGVAPGTGWDTNPNAMRAIAAGGSVFTNVALTDDGDIWWEGMTPQPPAHLTDWHGEDWTPDSGTLSSHPNSRFCTPIRNCPILAEEYDDPRGVPISAILFGGRRKTTIPLVTESRDWTHGTFMGATLSSETTAAATGAVGVVRRDPMAMLPFIGYHAGDYFQHWIDVGKGADADKLPKIFYVNWFRRDADGGFLWPGYGENGRVLKWVVERLEGTAAAVETPIGHVPAPGSLDVDGLDLDQEQLAAAVRVDADEWRAEIPLIQEWFDRIGPKTPTTLLTELDGLRARLGL; encoded by the coding sequence GTGACGACGATCGACACCATCAGCGACGCCCCCACCACCCATCCCGGACTCCTGGCCTGGGTCGCCGAGACCGCCGCCCGGACCACCCCGGACCGGGTGGTGTGGATCGACGGATCGGCCGCACAGCACCAGAGTCTGATCGACGAGCTGGTCGCCGCAGGCACTTTCGTGAAACTGGAGAGGAAGCCGAACTCCTACTGGTGCGCCTCCGACCCCACCGACGTGGCCCGGGTGGAGGACCGCACCTTCATCTGCTCGCCCGACCGGGCCGACGCCGGGCCGACCAACAACTGGGCCGATCCGGGCGAGATGCGAGCCACCCTGCGCGAGCTCTACCGGGGCAGCATGAAGGGTCGCACGATGTACGTGATCCCCTTCGTGATGGGTCATCTCGATGCCGAGAAGCCGATGTTCGGCGTGGAGATCACCGATTCGCCCTACGTGGTGGTCTCGATGAACGTGATGGCCAAGACCGGCGCCCAGGTTCTCGAGAGAATGGGCGACGCGGCCGACTACGTGCCGGCCCTGCACTCGATCGGCGCCCCGCTGGAGCCCGGGCAGGCCGACGTGGCCTGGCCCTGCAACGACACCAAATACATCGTGCAGTTCCCGGAGAGCCGCGAGATCCAGTCCTACGGATCGGGTTACGGCGGCAACGCGCTGCTCGGTAAGAAGTGCTACTCGCTGCGCATCGCCTCGGTGATGGCGCGCGACGAGGGCTGGCTCGCCGAGCACATGCTCATCCTCAAGCTCACCTCACCGGCCGGCACGGTGAAGTACGTCGCCGCCGCGTTCCCGAGTGCCTGCGGCAAGACCAATCTCGCCATGCTGGAGCCGACGGTGCCGGGCTGGAAGGTGGAGACGCTGGGCGACGACATCGCCTGGATGCGCTTCGGCCGGGACGGTCGGCTGTGGGCCACGAACCCCGAGAACGGCCTCTTCGGAGTGGCTCCCGGCACCGGCTGGGACACCAACCCGAACGCGATGCGGGCGATCGCGGCGGGCGGTTCGGTGTTCACCAACGTGGCGCTGACCGACGACGGCGACATCTGGTGGGAGGGCATGACCCCGCAGCCCCCGGCCCACCTCACCGACTGGCACGGTGAGGACTGGACGCCGGACTCGGGAACCCTCAGCTCGCATCCCAATTCGCGGTTCTGCACGCCGATCCGCAACTGCCCGATCCTGGCCGAGGAGTACGACGACCCGCGCGGTGTGCCGATCTCGGCGATCCTCTTCGGCGGCCGCCGCAAGACCACGATCCCGCTGGTCACCGAGTCCCGGGACTGGACCCACGGCACCTTCATGGGCGCCACCCTGAGCTCGGAGACCACCGCCGCCGCGACCGGCGCGGTCGGCGTGGTGCGGCGCGACCCGATGGCCATGCTGCCGTTCATCGGCTACCACGCCGGTGACTACTTCCAGCACTGGATCGACGTGGGCAAGGGCGCCGACGCGGACAAGCTGCCGAAGATCTTCTACGTCAACTGGTTCCGGCGCGACGCCGACGGTGGCTTCCTCTGGCCGGGCTACGGCGAGAACGGCCGGGTGCTGAAGTGGGTGGTGGAGCGGCTGGAGGGCACGGCCGCCGCGGTGGAGACCCCGATCGGGCACGTGCCCGCCCCGGGCTCGCTCGACGTCGACGGGCTCGACCTGGACCAGGAGCAGCTGGCCGCCGCCGTGCGCGTCGACGCGGACGAGTGGCGGGCCGAGATCCCGCTGATCCAGGAGTGGTTCGACCGGATCGGGCCGAAGACTCCGACCACGCTGCTCACCGAGCTGGACGGGCTGAGGGCGCGACTCGGCCTCTGA
- a CDS encoding ABC transporter ATP-binding protein, with protein MLELDGISRSFDGRRVLDGISFNVEPGRLTGFVGSNGAGKTTTMRIVLGILAPDAGTVIWKGRPADHEARRQFGYMPEERGLYPKMNSLDQLVFLARLHGLDAAGARRKAVGLLEQLGLGERMKDKLESLSLGNQQRVQVAAALIHDPVLLVLDEPFSGLDPVTVDTMTTILRTTAAGGVPVLFSSHQLDLVERICDDLVIIAGGGVVARGTVAELRNERAGARYRLVLGDDAGWLRDLDGIEVLDVDGPRALVELPDVSHDQRLLTAAVQRGPVHEFSRVVPALADIYREVSK; from the coding sequence ATGCTTGAGCTGGACGGCATCAGTCGTTCGTTCGACGGTCGCCGGGTCCTGGACGGCATCTCGTTCAACGTCGAGCCGGGCCGGCTCACCGGTTTCGTCGGCTCGAACGGCGCCGGCAAGACCACCACCATGCGGATCGTCCTGGGCATCCTCGCCCCGGACGCGGGCACGGTGATCTGGAAGGGCCGGCCCGCCGACCACGAGGCCCGCCGGCAGTTCGGCTACATGCCGGAGGAGCGCGGGCTCTACCCCAAGATGAATTCCCTCGACCAGCTGGTCTTCCTGGCCCGCCTGCACGGCCTCGACGCTGCCGGGGCCCGCCGCAAGGCCGTCGGCCTGCTGGAGCAGCTGGGCCTGGGCGAGCGGATGAAGGACAAGCTGGAGTCGCTGTCGCTGGGCAACCAGCAGCGCGTGCAGGTGGCCGCGGCGCTGATCCACGACCCGGTGCTGCTGGTGCTGGACGAGCCGTTCAGCGGCCTCGACCCGGTCACCGTCGACACGATGACCACGATTCTGCGCACCACCGCGGCCGGCGGGGTGCCGGTGCTGTTCTCCAGCCACCAGCTCGACCTGGTCGAGCGGATCTGCGACGACCTGGTGATCATCGCCGGGGGTGGCGTGGTGGCCCGCGGCACGGTGGCCGAGCTGCGCAACGAGCGGGCCGGCGCCCGCTACCGCCTGGTGCTGGGCGACGACGCGGGCTGGCTGCGCGACCTCGACGGCATCGAGGTGCTCGACGTGGACGGCCCCCGGGCCCTGGTCGAGCTGCCGGACGTGTCGCACGACCAGCGGCTGCTGACCGCCGCCGTGCAGCGCGGACCGGTGCACGAGTTCAGCCGTGTGGTCCCGGCTCTGGCCGACATCTACCGGGAGGTGTCCAAGTGA
- a CDS encoding sensor histidine kinase, whose protein sequence is MRGGTSVGEQDFTMPGPTGRQQRWDVAIGLLVVLGILTSSFLYRSVTSEGIDGPLPSALETVLWSVAIGLPLCLRRRFPVAVMLITSVAFIGMQSRYVVEGTMSSIALFSSLYTVGAWGRDRRVAGAARLLVVVVMFCWLAYAISATAWAETTDGVESAGPVPAHLASALYSTLINILFFAGAWYFGDASWNRAREQEQLRQRTLELARERDESARRAVLAERVRIARELHDVVAHHVSLMGVQAGAARRVLDRDPELTRRTLGVIEESGRSAVEEMRRLLVVLRDPDDSPTVDDEKPGVPPSPGTDALPQLLESAASPGLATHFTVVGTPVPLTAAVSVSLYRIAQEALTNALKHAGASRIDARLRYLAEAVELELVDDGRGAGLPGSQGSGLGQVGMRERVDLHGGTLDIGRRPEGGYRVRARLPLVRHSSHSVNDAEVVK, encoded by the coding sequence ATGAGGGGTGGGACAAGTGTGGGCGAGCAGGACTTCACGATGCCGGGGCCGACCGGCCGGCAACAGCGCTGGGACGTCGCGATCGGGCTGCTGGTCGTCCTGGGTATCCTGACCAGTTCCTTCCTCTACCGCAGCGTCACCTCGGAGGGCATCGACGGCCCGCTGCCCTCGGCCCTGGAGACCGTGCTCTGGTCGGTCGCGATCGGCCTGCCGCTGTGCCTGCGCCGCCGCTTCCCGGTGGCGGTCATGCTGATCACCTCGGTCGCGTTCATCGGCATGCAGTCCCGCTACGTGGTCGAGGGCACGATGAGCTCGATCGCGCTGTTCTCGTCGCTCTACACCGTGGGTGCCTGGGGCCGGGACCGGCGGGTGGCCGGGGCGGCCCGGCTGCTCGTGGTGGTGGTGATGTTCTGCTGGCTGGCCTACGCGATCAGCGCCACCGCCTGGGCGGAGACCACCGACGGCGTGGAGTCCGCCGGCCCGGTCCCGGCGCACCTGGCGAGCGCCCTCTACAGCACGCTGATCAACATCCTTTTCTTCGCCGGCGCCTGGTATTTCGGTGACGCGTCGTGGAACCGGGCGCGGGAACAGGAACAGCTGCGGCAGCGCACCCTGGAACTGGCCCGCGAGCGGGACGAGAGCGCGCGCCGGGCCGTGCTGGCCGAGCGCGTGCGGATCGCCCGGGAGCTGCACGACGTGGTCGCACACCACGTCAGCCTGATGGGGGTGCAGGCCGGTGCCGCCCGCCGGGTGCTGGACCGCGACCCGGAACTCACCCGCCGCACCCTCGGCGTGATCGAGGAGTCGGGCCGTTCCGCGGTCGAGGAGATGCGGCGGCTGCTGGTGGTGCTGCGCGATCCCGACGATTCACCAACGGTGGACGACGAAAAGCCCGGTGTTCCGCCCTCACCCGGCACCGACGCTCTGCCCCAGCTCCTGGAGAGCGCCGCGTCCCCCGGCCTGGCAACGCATTTCACCGTGGTCGGCACCCCGGTGCCGCTGACCGCGGCGGTCTCGGTGTCGCTCTACCGGATCGCCCAGGAAGCCCTGACCAACGCACTGAAACACGCCGGGGCGTCCCGGATCGATGCCCGGCTGCGGTATCTCGCCGAGGCGGTGGAGCTGGAGCTGGTCGACGACGGCCGGGGCGCCGGGCTGCCCGGCAGCCAGGGATCCGGGCTCGGGCAGGTGGGCATGCGCGAGCGCGTCGATCTGCACGGCGGCACCCTCGACATCGGCCGCCGGCCGGAGGGCGGCTACCGGGTGCGGGCCCGGTTACCGCTGGTCCGGCACTCCAGCCATTCCGTGAACGACGCAGAGGTGGTCAAGTGA
- a CDS encoding DUF2510 domain-containing protein: MKKNGWREPRLIPTTGIGSQVEQERRATAALLATMTAVERFGRALTEPLGAPEGTIETFVEVPFSTGDSECLPHGVIRVRETSQPESSWTALVEVSTGPRPLRSSRLEAYLDLATGHEIDALLTISNEIPPVAGQHPTPVAKEKLGQVSMLHFPWSKIVAEAVVEREECAEPDPVAARVLGELIHYLEHPRSGALLFEVAEDAPTTRLPRLEVAAPDPVAEVPIPRGPARREIRLALREDAEPSPPDQPGWYRDDQDTTRMRWWQGSAWTDHWYDLPPAPAGADEKLNTP, from the coding sequence ATGAAGAAGAACGGGTGGCGCGAGCCACGGCTGATCCCGACCACGGGTATCGGCTCACAGGTGGAGCAGGAGCGCCGGGCAACAGCCGCGCTGCTGGCCACCATGACCGCGGTGGAACGGTTCGGGCGAGCCCTGACCGAACCGCTCGGTGCACCGGAGGGCACGATCGAGACGTTCGTCGAGGTCCCGTTCTCCACGGGTGACTCGGAATGCCTGCCGCACGGCGTCATCCGGGTGCGTGAAACGTCTCAGCCGGAGTCCTCCTGGACCGCCCTGGTCGAGGTGAGCACCGGTCCGCGACCGCTGCGCAGCTCCCGGCTGGAGGCGTATCTCGACCTGGCCACCGGGCACGAGATCGACGCCCTGCTGACGATCAGCAACGAGATCCCGCCGGTGGCGGGGCAGCACCCCACACCGGTGGCCAAGGAGAAGCTCGGCCAGGTCTCCATGCTGCACTTCCCGTGGAGCAAGATCGTGGCGGAAGCGGTGGTGGAGCGGGAGGAGTGCGCCGAGCCCGATCCGGTCGCCGCCCGGGTGCTCGGCGAGCTCATCCACTACCTGGAGCATCCGCGTTCCGGCGCACTGCTTTTCGAGGTCGCCGAGGATGCGCCCACCACCCGTCTGCCCCGGCTGGAGGTCGCCGCACCCGACCCGGTCGCCGAGGTGCCGATCCCGCGTGGGCCCGCCCGCCGGGAGATCCGGCTGGCCCTGCGCGAAGACGCCGAGCCCTCGCCGCCCGACCAGCCCGGCTGGTACCGCGACGACCAGGACACCACCCGGATGCGCTGGTGGCAGGGATCGGCCTGGACCGATCACTGGTACGACCTGCCGCCGGCACCGGCGGGAGCCGACGAGAAGCTCAACACGCCCTAG
- a CDS encoding response regulator — MRAGFRMILSTEPDLEVVGEAANGAEAIELAALHRPDVILMDVQMPGTDGITATREITGRSPARVVILTTFDREDYLFEALRAGAAGFLLKNASPEDLINAIRVVARGDAMLSPELTRRVLDRFSVSPGTVQRPALLDLLTEREWDILRLLAAGSSNAEIARELYVGEATVKTHVSRVLSKLGLRDRVQAVVFAYESGVVTPGDR, encoded by the coding sequence ATGCGGGCCGGGTTCCGCATGATCCTTTCCACCGAGCCGGATCTCGAGGTGGTGGGCGAGGCGGCGAACGGTGCCGAGGCGATCGAGCTGGCGGCGCTGCACCGGCCCGACGTGATCCTGATGGACGTGCAGATGCCGGGCACCGACGGCATCACCGCGACCCGGGAGATCACCGGCCGCTCCCCGGCCAGGGTGGTCATCCTGACCACCTTCGACCGGGAGGACTACCTGTTCGAGGCGCTGCGGGCGGGCGCGGCCGGGTTCCTGCTGAAGAACGCCAGCCCGGAGGACCTGATCAACGCGATCCGGGTGGTGGCCCGGGGCGACGCCATGCTGTCGCCGGAGCTGACCCGCCGGGTGCTCGACCGGTTCTCCGTCAGCCCGGGCACCGTGCAGCGCCCGGCCCTGCTCGACCTGCTGACCGAACGGGAGTGGGACATCCTGCGGCTGCTGGCCGCCGGGTCGAGCAACGCCGAGATCGCCAGGGAGCTGTACGTGGGCGAGGCCACGGTGAAGACCCACGTGTCCCGGGTGCTGTCGAAACTCGGCCTGCGCGACCGGGTGCAGGCGGTGGTGTTCGCCTACGAGAGCGGTGTGGTGACGCCCGGGGACCGGTAG
- a CDS encoding 3-oxoacid CoA-transferase subunit A produces MTAVECATADEAVAGIADGSTVLIGGFGSAGQPFELIDALRRGGAGDLTVVSNNAGNGDAGLAALLAAGRVRRMICSFPRQSDSYVFDELYRAGRVELEVVPQGNLAERMRAAGAGIGAFFSPTGVGTLLTQGREQRTIDGRDYVLEYPIRGDVALIKAHRADRAGNLVYRKTARNFGPVMATAATTTVVQVAEIVETGAIDPEVVVTPGIFVNRMVEVR; encoded by the coding sequence ATGACCGCCGTCGAGTGCGCCACCGCCGACGAGGCGGTGGCCGGGATCGCCGACGGATCCACCGTGCTGATCGGCGGTTTCGGCTCCGCCGGGCAGCCGTTCGAGCTGATCGACGCGCTGCGCCGGGGCGGGGCCGGCGATCTGACCGTGGTCAGCAACAATGCGGGCAACGGCGACGCCGGGCTGGCCGCGCTGCTGGCGGCCGGGCGGGTGCGGCGGATGATCTGCTCGTTCCCGCGGCAGAGCGACTCCTACGTGTTCGACGAGCTGTACCGGGCCGGGCGGGTCGAGCTGGAGGTGGTGCCGCAGGGCAACCTGGCCGAGCGGATGCGCGCGGCAGGGGCCGGCATCGGCGCCTTCTTCAGCCCGACCGGCGTCGGCACCCTGCTGACCCAGGGGCGCGAGCAGCGCACCATCGACGGCCGGGACTACGTGCTGGAGTATCCGATCCGGGGTGACGTGGCGCTGATCAAGGCCCATCGGGCCGACCGGGCGGGCAATCTCGTGTACCGCAAGACCGCCCGCAACTTCGGCCCGGTGATGGCCACCGCGGCCACCACCACCGTGGTGCAGGTCGCCGAGATCGTCGAGACCGGTGCGATCGACCCCGAAGTAGTGGTCACCCCAGGTATTTTCGTGAACCGGATGGTGGAGGTGCGATGA